The genomic segment acaatacattttttccatgttgATCAATcttacacacaaataaatattacaatatacatAAAACTCTATATTTGAAGTTTGCTTAAAAGTATTATGCTTTGCACTCAATCTGTATAAACCAGggttactatttttttaaatatagaagAACAAGTTGACAAACACTGGCTTTTCACGTTAATTTAAAAAGCCCAAACAAGGGTATGAATGATGGCTATATGAGGCAGACCACTAACAATGTTAGATCATTAAGTTTTTATTACATCataaaacagttttgttttcagaactatgttttcaaaattatttttttctctcttttttgcttTGCAAACAGGTAACAGCCTAACACAACGGTGACAACGGCGGATAAGCAGGACCGCAACAGTCAATACTGGATGTATTTCAGAATATATGAACCCTAAGCTTGGAAACTGGGTAAAATCAGCCCCAACCAATGCAGGAGTCGTCGTGAAGATAACTCAAACACCCTCACCAGATCATTCTTAACTTAGCCCCGATTCTAACCCTGCATACGTCTCTCTATGCTTTACATAAattattaatgattaattaacAACCTAACCCTTAACATATAAGAATTATTCTAcccataaatatttaaaataataattcctgGTTTGAAAAGGAGTGCGGATCGAGGAGTATTAGTTAAATGAGCGCCACCCAGTGCCTTGCCTTTAGCTCCCTATCAACTGCCCAGATGACGGACAAATCAGGGGTGTCATCGAGAACAGACCCTGACCCAACCCCAAACACTTACAGTGACAGAACAATGTTAGAACAGTGATGGAACAATGTTAGAACAGTGATGGAACAGTGATGGAACAGTGAGGAACAGTGAGGGAACAGTGATAGAACAATGTTAGAACAGTGACGGAAAAGTGACGGAACAGTGTTAGAACAATGTTAGAACAGTGACAGAACAGTGATAGAACAGTGTTAGAACAATGTTAGAACAGTGACGGAACTGTGTTAGAACAGTGTTAGAACAATGTTAGAACAGTGACGGAACAGTGATGGAACAGTGTTAGAACAATGTTAGAACAGTGACGGAACAGTGATGGAACAGTGTTAGAACAATGTTAGAACAGTGACGGAACAGTGATGGAACAGTGTTAGAACAATGTTAGAACAGTGACGGAACAGCGATGGAACAGTGTTAGAACAATGTTAGAACAGTGACGGAAGAGTGATGGAACAGTGTTAGAACAATGTTAGAAAGGTGATGGAACAGTGTTAGAAATTAGAGATCAGCacgaaaaataaaaaccttataAGTTCAGAACTACAGAAAACTAACGTTTccttttaaattacaataaagtATTCACACctcaactaaaaataaaaaaaaactgtcataaaTTCAATTATAACATCCCCCCTCTGACCGGACCTTCCCCCCTCTGACGGGACACCCCCCCTCTGACGACACCGTCCCCACTCTGACGGGACATCCCCCCTCCGGACAGTCAATTTCACATCATCAAAgctaattaatattaataaccttcataagtctcaaagttttattcaattttgacaaaaaacattaaaacatttccaACAGAAGTGTTAGTGAGAAAGTCAGTGTAACAACAAACTGTTGAGCCCAAAGTGTTTcttattataaaaaaagtacTTCCTCTGACACAGTGATGATGTCAGAGCGCTGCGGCGTCCGTCTGCTGGAGTGACTCgctgctcagtcgttggacagTTCAAGACAATAAATACAAACTCAAATCTTTCACTTGTTTCAGTTTCAAGTGAACtcaggaaaataaaacatttacatcaAATTAAAGAACAATAAAGTTTGTTCAAACAGTGACTTGTATTGCTGTTtgctcctttaaaaaatctctaCAGTCTAACATCAAGAATCAAGAATCCAAACGACCGGAATGAAGGaagaaaacatctttaaaaaacaactcgATAAAAACTTCAGTTTCTACAAAATAACGTAGTTTGTTTAAGACCAGAGAGATTCaaacataacaataaaaatgattaaagtcCAGAAGAAATCAAGATGGCTTCAGATCCTTCatctgtgaggaggaggaacaggaggaggagcagcatgAGCGAGAGAAGAtagaaaacagtaaaattaGGAAAAACAGGAGGAGGTAGACAAGAAAGTAAAGTAGGAAAGAagatgaaggaggaggaagactaagagaggaggaggagcaggaaggagagaggaggagagagaggaggagaggagggagagaggaggagagagtggaaagggaggagaagagaggaggagcaggtcaGTCTGCTGCGCTGTTGGCGCGGCGTTGAACAGCCTGCAGCAGGAGCAGGGAGTACTCCTCCAGGAGCGCCGCCGTCTTCACATCCCCCACGCCGCCCAGCCCCCCCTCCCCTGCAAGTGGCAGACTGTCCAGCTCCGCCCTCATGGCCAGGAACGCCTCTGATAGGACGGCCACCATCTGACGCTGGTCGGGGGCCGAGTCATCGTGAGAGGAGCCACTCacctggaggagagagagggggggagagagatggagagaggaggagagacagggagggagagagagagagagagaggtgagcaACAGACTGCTGATGTCACAGCTGAGTctaagcagcagcagctgattggCGAGGAGTTGTGGCGTGGAGGTTAACGTGCCTCCTGCAGTCTGAGCTAACTGAAAAACTTTTTGCgatttttcaactttttgttAAGTTTATTTCATGCATtaagttttaaataatttagagaatgtgaaaatattttaaaacataatctCTGGCAGTATAAGTCacaaataatatttaaacaCATGACGGCGTGGCTGGTGTCGAGGTTAGCGTTCTTATCTTCATTTCTTCAGGAAACAGAAACAATCAGACACACTGATTCATCTCCTCAGAGTTCATAtctaagaaataaaaatataaaatcggTGCAGGACTCACCTTCCTGTACAGGTGTGTCGCTCTCTTGAAGCAGCTCTGCAGCTCACTGGTCAGAGCTCTGCAGCTCTCCACACTGATTGGCTGATCTGctcagagagaaagagcagcAGGTAACAGTTTAACCATCAGGATGCTGaaggaagaaaaacagtttgtaTTATTTgctatatatattcattttttgaatttactatttattgttactttattcctgcttctttctatttttgctgctgtactgaaacatttctaaaaaaattatattttatcttatGAAAACTGACGATTCAAACGGACGAGTTCACATTTTATTCTAAAGTGTTCCTGATCTGATGGAGGgagtgaagaagaaaagaagaggaagaaagaagaagaccGCGTCTCACCCATCGGCACGGAgcaaaaggaggagagaggagaggggcgGAGCCAGAGCGACACGCCTTGACGTAGAGATGAAAGGATGAGGGGATGAGGAGGTGGATGAGAGTCCAAACCTGCGTTGTCACTTTGCTCCATGCTGCCACCGCTGCCACCTGCAGCAGTCTGAGGCCCCTCCTCCTGCCGGGGGAGCATCaggggggagacagagacaggaagagGCCTTGAGGAGGAGGCGAGGGAGGCGAGGGAGGGCTTGTCCGGGAGAGGTCTGCTGCTGCCGGGGACCCGGGCCTGCAGCCCACGGGGGGGTGGTGGCGCCTGGTTACCATGGTTGCCCAGAGACGAGGAGGAGCTGACGACAACAGGGGCAACGGTGGGAtgagggggcgtggctacagcTGCGACGGAGGGCATCACAGCGACAAGAGGAGGCGGAGCTTCTTTGACCTGAGAGGGGGAGGCAACCGGTGCCGCCGCCGCAGGGTCCTCGCTGGACTCTGGGATGTTGAGGCCGTCGCCCACGGAGATGGAGCGGGACATCTTAGCCATGGAGCTGGCGGTCGGGCTCATGTAGGAGCGGGACGCCGCTGCTGCCGCCGTGAAGGTGGCGGACTTCCTTGTGGTGGAGACGGCAGACGGAGTCATCTCATGATGGGGGGAGGCGGGGCTCGGTCTCTGGGGGGGAGGAGCCGTGGAGGGGGGGCGTCTCGGGGACGAGGGGAGAGTGGTGGGACGCTGCAGGGCGAGGGGCTgctgaggggggaggggggagagcGGGGAGTCAcctgacagacacagagagagaaaaggtttGATTTACATCCTTCAGGACACGTACCAGACCTAACAGGgtcctctcacctgtctgagTCTCACCTGTGTCGGTCAGCAGGTTCTGGACTGACTGAGCCTTCCGAAGTCCGGAGGAGGAGTTCAGGTGAGAGGCGGCAGCTCGGGCTGTCGGGCCTAGGTTCCTCCTGGACTCCATGGTGGTTTGGACCTTCTTCTTCAGTGGGGAGGGCCGGGGAGGCTGCTGGGCCAAGGAGGGCTCCTCCCCTGTCTGGCTCTGGAGCTGATCTGCACCCTGCTGGAATGGGTTCTGGACCTCAAGTTTTTCTGCACCGTGCTGGAACTGGTTCTGGACTTGGAGCTGATAAGCACCGTATTGGAACTGGTTCTGGACCTGGAACTGATCAGCACCCTGCTGGAACAGGTTCTGGATCTGCAGAGGGTGTGTTTGGTCCTGGTTGGTCCTATTCTGGGACTGTGCCTGGTTGTGGAGTGACAAGGTttggttctggttctgtttcTGGGTTTGGTCCTGGTTCCATGACACCCTCCTGTCCTGGGTCCGATTCTGGTTCTCCTCCATCAGAGGTCGGACTTCTGAGACCAGAGGAGGGGCCTTCGCCTCCCCTCCTACGCCGTTGGTCCGAGAGGGGAGTGGAGCAACAGTCCGACTGAGGAGGAAAAACAGGAagatacaacacacacagacaagaaccagaaccagaagatTTGCTAGTCCCAGCTTATAGTTCAGAACTGTTCTGGGTCAGAAAGTGATTTTTACCTTCCGGTTGAGTTCTGGGAGAGGAACCTGGAGGAGATGCTGAGACTCTCACTGGAGCTGTGAGACGCTTTGCTCGGACTTCCTGTCAACACaaagtttacatgttttattcttCCAGGTGTAATTTGACCTAGAAGACCCTGGAACACCAGAACCATAGAGTCCTCCTGAGAAAGATCCAAGACACAACTGAAATTATCTGTGAAATCTTGAGACCAAGACAGACAACAAAAGTCTCAGACAAGTCCAACATTGGACACAAGTTGTGACTTTGGGGCTATATTCAATAATCAACACATGAAGTTATTAATCTTCCGACTGAGGCGCTGACCTCGTCTCTCTGCGTCTCATGTAGTACCTGAGCCTGAGAGGTCCGCCAACGTGACAAAGTGCTCCTTCAGGAACGCTTCCTGGTCTGGAGTCTGAGGGACGAACTGAGAGGCCCGGACCTGTCCCCCTTCTCCCCCTCCTGCcctctcctcttcatcctcctccatctccagcTCAGACAGGTTTCCATCCAAACTGAAAGGCTCTGTGTCTAAGACAGAAGACCagttatctgtctgtctgtctgtctgtctgtctgtctgtctgtctgtctgtctgtctgtctgtgtctcaccGTCACCTGCAGGTCTTCCTGGACTGGACAGTCTGGAGTTGAACCCCAGAGAGCAGCCGCTGTCTGGACTGGGTTTGTCCTGACGTCCACCTGCAGCAGGACATGCCTCCTTCACCTGGAACTCACTGACAGGAGGGGGCAGAGTCAGATTGGCCAGGGTTATGAGGTCTTAGGGGACTGGGGTAACAACAGAGTCCAGCTCTGTGCTGACGGTCATACCTTCCCGCCAGGCTAACTCTGTCCTCCCATTGGTCGGGAAACAGCACAGGATCCTCCCTGTCTGGGCTCTGATTGGACAGCTGGATGAAGTCAGGCCTCTGATTGGTCCTCGCATCAGTGTCTTCCATctggacagacagagacatcTTAAGCCTGACCAATCTGAGCCGAGGTAGTAACAATTGTGATTACATGTGAACTTCAGGTTCACCTACGAGGCTTTCTACCGTATTTCATGGCCTTCTTCAGAAAGTCAGAACATATGAGCCTTTATAAACAACTTCCTGTCATGTGACTGAAGCTCTCACCCATGCAGCGGTGACCTGCAGACTGATGGAGCTCCCCAGCTCCTGATTGGTCCTGTGAAGCTCCGCCTCAACTGCTGGGCCCCTCCCCCTCAGGCTGCAGGGAGAGGCATTTACATCTGGGGGGCATGTCTTCACCTGGAAGCGCCAGACAAAAAGGTCAGGTCACCGCAGCGTTAATCACTAAATAagatgttttctgaatggactTTGGTTCGGACCTCCTGCTCCACCTGTCCGTCAGGCCGGTACGAGTCCAGCAGCCTCAGGTCCAACATGGACTTCACCATCAGGACACCATCGCTGCCTGTCCTCCTGGACCAACGCCGGCGAGGGAGTCGACCCCCCAACGCCTCCTGAGGGTCAGAAAGAAGCAGCCCTGtacatgttttaacattgttttaacGGCAACATGTTTAAACCTTCATGTGCTGTTTTAACAATAATTCAAGAGAACAAATTAGTAACTTAAAATAGTTTTCTTTCTGTGACTCCTGCAGATACATCTGAACTTCTGagaagaaataaaactaaaaacactTCATAAAAGCTTTGTTCAGCAGAAACTTTTTACACGTAAGACAGGAAACATATGAAGAGACAAAGAGTCCACTGACCGTGGCATCTCTGTAGTGCTCAGAGTCAAACTGCTCATCACACACGTCTGCAAGAAACAATTTGGTTTGATTATTTATTGATCTATGAACACAAACCAGGTGGTTTTCTAAAGTACTTTAATTCTTGacacatttgtacttttactttgtacttcttttaacacacaaacagtctCAGATCCACTATGATGAAGAGCTagaacaatatattaaatattaaaatactgtCACACGAGTTCATGAGTGATAAAAACAGAGTAATATAAGGATAGCAGCCTTTCTGCATGATTAAAAgtttaagttttagttttatgctgtaaaaatacttttagtACTGAAGTAAAAGGTCTGAgtgctttgtatttttttggttttcattgATTATTGGCTTGTTGCAGTTTAGttgatttaattcattttgttgcAACTAAACGtaagtttaaattaaataaacattatattCTGTTCTGTCATGTcaatttttttagtttgtttcctCGTTTATTTAGTAATGATTGTCATTCTTCATTTGGTTTAACCATGGAAACGGacctgtctcctcctccaaGCATCCAGCTGTGACATCATACAGACCGCcacgctcctcctcctcctcctcctcctcctcctccttatcaCTGTCAGATGACATTGTGACAACACGAGGAGACGGAGCCTCCCTGCTGCAACACAcaccgaacacacacacacacacgcaccacacacacacacacacagacacacacacacacacacagacagcaaaCACACATGGCTCCatctttatctcacttttcaTAGATTCCATGAATGGCCAGAATTTGTGACAGAATGCATCCCAGCGTATTTATCAGAGTTACACAGCAACATTTACCTGAGCTTCACCACTTTCTGCTGAGGTGCATTCTGGGAGGTCTGAGTGCTGCTGGGAGGTTGAAGGTCAGCGAGTCGCTGTCGCATCCTGATGGTCAACTCTGGACTGAGCCGCCACACAAAGatgcagctgcacacacacacacacacacacacgcacacacacacacactcaaaataagccataatatttaaaaataaaggataatttttaaatatttagctGAACAATTAATGTGAATTCAGAGAGGTGAGATGTACCTGTCTCCAGACACTGTGATCAGGTGTCTGCAGTCACTGCTGAACTTCAAACCTGTTACTATCTctgggagacagacaggcagacagagtcacaggtgagacagacacacaggcagacagggagacaagtgagacagacagagagacaggtgagacagagacactGCAAGTATTGAATATTCCCCATTTCCTTTATTACTGTATGTCGTCCAAATAACAAAAagccatagtatagtatgttgtttttatttcataataaaagtcatagtatagtatgttgtttgtatttcataataaaagtcatagtatagtatgttgtttgtatttcataataaaagtcatagtatagtatgttgtttgaatttcataataaaagtcatagtatagtatgttgtttgaatttcataataaaagtcatagtatagtatgtcgtccacATCTATATttatggataaataaataaatataaacattgtgttttacTGACCGGAGTGTCCAAACATCGTGGCCACACACTCTCCAGAGTAGAAGTCAAAGATACTGATGTTCTTATCTGAACAGGAGGTGGCGATGTAGAGACCCGAAGGGTCGATCTgcacctgaggaggaggagcaggaggaggtgcaagaggaggaggagcaagaggaggagaagtCAGCTCAGACCTGCAGACAacatgcagcagcagtgtgatGCTGACGGAGTGTAAATACCTTGATGAGCGTCCCGTCTTCACCCTGAGAGCCTTTATACATCTTCTTCTGTTTACCATTACTGATGTTAAAGATCCTGCAGAGAGGagtagcaggaggaggagcagagaggaggatcAGAAggggcagagaggaggagcaggaggagcagagaggaggaggaacacagaggaggaggatcagaaggggcagagaggaggagcagaatgGAGTAGCAGagtggaggagcagagaggaggaggaacagaaaGGAGAAGCAGAGGGGAGGAGgcgcagagaggaggagcaggagaaggaacAGAGATGATCTTCACCATtttgaggtttaaaaaaaaggaaacttgtTCATAAATGTTacagattttatttgtattgtttgtttgtttgtgtttgagcaGCTGTTCAGTGTGTCGTCGTACTAACTAAACTTGATGttaaaaacaggaataaatCAAAGATCAGCAGCAGCGTAAAGTTTgatgcttattattattatttatataaaacaaacgtaaagaaaagaaaacacgagagaagaagaagaagaagaagaaaaagaagaagaagaagatgagaaCACTGAGGTTAatcctcctcctgcagagagagagacagacaggtgaggtaCCTAATGCTGCGGTCCTGACAGCCAACCGCTGCGTACTTCCTTGTCGGCTCCACGTCCATATCATAGAGAGTTGTCTTCCTCACAACATGGTGAGTCCGTGAGAATGACAGCACCTCCTCCACCTGAGGAgagaagggggaggaggaggagagaggagagagaggaggagaaggaggaggacttgagtaaatgttcttgGTCTCCTGATGAAACATCATCTGTCATATCTGTGACATCACTCAGGTGGTCTCACCTGCTGGGCGGTGCGGAAGTAAACACTCTTGTCGGCTCCACAGCTGATCATCCTCACTTTACCCTCATTGGCTGACAGGAAGGAGAAGATGATGTCAGAGAGGACAAACAGGTCAGGGTCacatgtcagaggtcacaggtCAGGGGAACTCACCCGCGAATCGGACGGCGGTGATGGAGGACGAGTGTTCGTCCAGAGTCTGAACCAGACTGTAGTCTCTGCCCGCATCCAGGATGTGGATCAGACGGTCCCTGCTGGCTGTGGCTAATAACTGGagacctgagagacagacaggcaggtaggcagagagacagacagggggacggacagacggagagagacagacagagagacagacagagagagagacagacagactgtcaGAAACCGTCTCAGGGAGCTAATCTCCAGTCGTCCTTCCTGTCTGCAGTTCATCGTCACAGACTTGAGTGGTCAAACGATCTCATCCAAGACCATCACCTCATATTGCAGTGTGATATATCACGGCCCCATGTTGCAAGGATCTGTACACAATCCCTGAAGGCTGAAAACATCTCAGTTCTTGCATGGCCAGCATACTCACAAACATGTCACCCATTGAGCATGTTTGGGGTGCTCTGGATCGACGTATACGACATTGTGTTCCAGTTCCTGCCAATATCCAGCAACTTGGCACAGCCATTGGAGATGAGTGGACCAACATTCCACAGGCCACAATCAACAACCTGATCAACTCTATGTGAACTACTAGAGGCCAATGGTGGTCACACCAGATACTGACTGCTGACCCCCCAGAGCCCCCCCAATAAAGCAAAACTGCACATTTTAGAATGGCCTTTTATTGTAGCCAGCCTAAACCTGTGCAATAATCATGCTGTCTAATCAGCATCTTGATATGCCACACCTGTGAGGTGGGATGGAATATCTCAGCTCACTATCACAGATTTAGACAGATTTGTTAACAATATTTGAGAGAAATGGTTATTTTGAGTATATAGAAAAAGTTTACGGCAGTGAGCAACAGGAAGTTGTCACTGctgtaaaactgtgtgtgtgtgtgtgtgtgtgtgtgtgtgtttgtatttacgATCAGCGttcctttgtgtgtgttgtttcctTGTCGACAGAATGCGTCTTACTGTTGAGTTCACTGCTTCTACTGTTGACcattaactgtgtgtctgtctgtctgtctgtgtgtgtttgtttgtgtgtctgtttgtttgtttgtgtgtgtgtgtgtgtgtgtgtgtgtgtgtgtgtgtgtgtgtttatttgtgtgtgtgtgtgtttgtttgtttgtttgtttgtttgtttgtttgtttgtttgtttgtttgtgtgtgtgtgtgtgtgtgtgtgtttgtttgtttgtttgtttgtttgtttgtttgtttgtttgtttgtgtgtgtgtgtgtgtgtgtgtgtgtgtgtctgtgtgtgtttgtttgtgtgtgtctgtgtgtgtgtgtgtgtgtgtgtgtgtgtgtgtgtgtttgtgcgcgcgcgtgtgtgtgtgtgtaacattgATTCATCAGACCGCTCTTTCAAActgtaaattgttttattttatgtaaataaaaaatgtattacctatattatattaaatacacTTTTACTGTACCCAGATGTAATTAAAGTCATCCTGATTAttccatataataataataataataatgttcataATAATAGTACAAACCGAAATATGACCTGTTGACCCTGAAGCCACAGCAGCATTCCTATTGGTCGACAGTCAGGAGAGA from the Centropristis striata isolate RG_2023a ecotype Rhode Island chromosome 16, C.striata_1.0, whole genome shotgun sequence genome contains:
- the mapkbp1 gene encoding mitogen-activated protein kinase-binding protein 1 isoform X2, with product MTAEGSGTIRSRIKNLLRSPSIKLKRRSGTAARHKEALSDKVTLEKVLGITAPGNRALACDPRTGLLAYPAGCVIVLLNPRKNKQHHIFNSSRKAITTLAFSPDGKYVVTGESGHMPAVRVWDASERLQVAELQEHKYGVACVAFSPNGKYIVSVGYQHDMMVNVWNWKKNVVVAANKVSSKVTAVSFSDDSSYFVTAGNRHVKFWYLDHAKTSKVNATVPLLGRSGLLGELRNNFFSDVACGRGRQAASTFCITSSGLLCEFNDRRLLDKWVELRASQATCLSVTDELIFCGCSDGTVRAFSPVNLHFLCTLPRPHCLGADIASMVDASQLFSGRPKARYPDTVAVTYDPASRWLSCVYNDHSVYVWDVRDLRDPRRAGKLYSALYHSACVWSLEVYPEGGGGEGGGGEVHLPPGSFLSCSSDNTIRLWNTDAHKLLSRNILSHDLQKVIYMDDSVCGLLDPESATVTSGNGEKAGPEGPQTDQSRVGIRTLRVSPDGQHLASGDRMGVLRIHDLDSMEEIMNVQAHDSEILCLEFSKPDTGLQLLATASRDRLIHILDAGRDYSLVQTLDEHSSSITAVRFAANEGKVRMISCGADKSVYFRTAQQVEEVLSFSRTHHVVRKTTLYDMDVEPTRKYAAVGCQDRSIRIFNISNGKQKKMYKGSQGEDGTLIKVQIDPSGLYIATSCSDKNISIFDFYSGECVATMFGHSEIVTGLKFSSDCRHLITVSGDSCIFVWRLSPELTIRMRQRLADLQPPSSTQTSQNAPQQKVVKLSREAPSPRVVTMSSDSDKEEEEEEEEEERGGLYDVTAGCLEEETDVCDEQFDSEHYRDATEALGGRLPRRRWSRRTGSDGVLMVKSMLDLRLLDSYRPDGQVEQEVKTCPPDVNASPCSLRGRGPAVEAELHRTNQELGSSISLQVTAAWMEDTDARTNQRPDFIQLSNQSPDREDPVLFPDQWEDRVSLAGSEFQVKEACPAAGGRQDKPSPDSGCSLGFNSRLSSPGRPAGDDTEPFSLDGNLSELEMEEDEEERAGGGEGGQVRASQFVPQTPDQEAFLKEHFVTLADLSGSGSPSKASHSSSESLSISSRFLSQNSTGSRTVAPLPSRTNGVGGEAKAPPLVSEVRPLMEENQNRTQDRRVSWNQDQTQKQNQNQTLSLHNQAQSQNRTNQDQTHPLQIQNLFQQGADQFQVQNQFQYGAYQLQVQNQFQHGAEKLEVQNPFQQGADQLQSQTGEEPSLAQQPPRPSPLKKKVQTTMESRRNLGPTARAAASHLNSSSGLRKAQSVQNLLTDTGDSPLSPLPPQQPLALQRPTTLPSSPRRPPSTAPPPQRPSPASPHHEMTPSAVSTTRKSATFTAAAAASRSYMSPTASSMAKMSRSISVGDGLNIPESSEDPAAAAPVASPSQVKEAPPPLVAVMPSVAAVATPPHPTVAPVVVSSSSSLGNHGNQAPPPPRGLQARVPGSSRPLPDKPSLASLASSSRPLPVSVSPLMLPRQEEGPQTAAGGSGGSMEQSDNAGLDSHPPPHPLILSSLRQGVSLWLRPSPLSSFCSVPMDQPISVESCRALTSELQSCFKRATHLYRKVSGSSHDDSAPDQRQMVAVLSEAFLAMRAELDSLPLAGEGGLGGVGDVKTAALLEEYSLLLLQAVQRRANSAAD
- the mapkbp1 gene encoding mitogen-activated protein kinase-binding protein 1 isoform X3, with product MTAEGSGTIRSRIKNLLRSPSIKLKRRSGTAARHKEALSDKVTLEKVLGITAPGNRALACDPRTGLLAYPAGCVIVLLNPRKNKQHHIFNSSRKAITTLAFSPDGKYVVTGESGHMPAVRVWDASERLQVAELQEHKYGVACVAFSPNGKYIVSVGYQHDMMVNVWNWKKNVVVAANKVSSKVTAVSFSDDSSYFVTAGNRHVKFWYLDHAKTSKVNATVPLLGRSGLLGELRNNFFSDVACGRGRQAASTFCITSSGLLCEFNDRRLLDKWVELRASQATCLSVTDELIFCGCSDGTVRAFSPVNLHFLCTLPRPHCLGADIASMVDASQLFSGRPKARYPDTVAVTYDPASRWLSCVYNDHSVYVWDVRDLRDPRRAGKLYSALYHSACVWSLEVYPEGGGGEGGGGEVHLPPGSFLSCSSDNTIRLWNTDAHKLLSRNILSHDLQKVIYMDDSVCGLLDPESATVTSGNGEKAGPEGPQTDQSRVGIRTLRVSPDGQHLASGDRMGVLRIHDLDSMEEIMNVQAHDSEILCLEFSKPDTGLQLLATASRDRLIHILDAGRDYSLVQTLDEHSSSITAVRFAANEGKVRMISCGADKSVYFRTAQQVEEVLSFSRTHHVVRKTTLYDMDVEPTRKYAAVGCQDRSIRIFNISNGKQKKMYKGSQGEDGTLIKVQIDPSGLYIATSCSDKNISIFDFYSGECVATMFGHSEIVTGLKFSSDCRHLITVSGDSCIFVWRLSPELTIRMRQRLADLQPPSSTQTSQNAPQQKVVKLSREAPSPRVVTMSSDSDKEEEEEEEEEERGGLYDVTAGCLEEETDVCDEQFDSEHYRDATEALGGRLPRRRWSRRTGSDGVLMVKSMLDLRLLDSYRPDGQVEQEVKTCPPDVNASPCSLRGRGPAVEAELHRTNQELGSSISLQVTAAWMEDTDARTNQRPDFIQLSNQSPDREDPVLFPDQWEDRVSLAGSEFQVKEACPAAGGRQDKPSPDSGCSLGFNSRLSSPGRPAGDDTEPFSLDGNLSELEMEEDEEERAGGGEGGQVRASQFVPQTPDQEAFLKEHFVTLADLSGSGSPSKASHSSSESLSISSRFLSQNSTGSRTVAPLPSRTNGVGGEAKAPPLVSEVRPLMEENQNRTQDRRVSWNQDQTQKQNQNQTLSLHNQAQSQNRTNQDQTHPLQIQNLFQQGADQFQVQNQFQYGAYQLQVQNQFQHGAEKLEVQNPFQQGADQLQSQTGEEPSLAQQPPRPSPLKKKVQTTMESRRNLGPTARAAASHLNSSSGLRKAQSVQNLLTDTGDSPLSPLPPQQPLALQRPTTLPSSPRRPPSTAPPPQRPSPASPHHEMTPSAVSTTRKSATFTAAAAASRSYMSPTASSMAKMSRSISVGDGLNIPESSEDPAAAAPVASPSQVKEAPPPLVAVMPSVAAVATPPHPTVAPVVVSSSSSLGNHGNQAPPPPRGLQARVPGSSRPLPDKPSLASLASSSRPLPVSVSPLMLPRQEEGPQTAAGGSGGSMEQSDNADQPISVESCRALTSELQSCFKRATHLYRKVSGSSHDDSAPDQRQMVAVLSEAFLAMRAELDSLPLAGEGGLGGVGDVKTAALLEEYSLLLLQAVQRRANSAAD